TCCATTGCACTCTCCATTTCCAAACACTCAAGGGAAGCCGAAGGCTTTTAATATCTCATTGTTGATATTTGGGAGCACTGGAGCTGCAGCTTTGCAGTGCAATTGAAGGTGTTTCCTTCCATATATCACGGCAATATGCCTTTGCCTTTTTCCCAAACTTCCACCTGTAAAAGATCATCAGGAGATCAAAGATTGGCACTTCAACTCAAAACGCAATCAGTTTTACACAGGGACTCGTGATTGACCCCAGAGACCTCCAATGTCATTGTATAAACAAAGACTTTAACATGGTTCTTACTCTGCAAGCTCAGTTCTGGTACAGTGTGCcattaaaaacatgttatttttcattttcttttcactTAATAGTTTAAAGCCATGTAGAGATTTATAAAGGAATGAAAGGGAAGATGAAGGAAATTCATTGTCAGTCCACTGTTCCCCTGAAAGTTAGTTTAAATCAGTGCTGTTATTTTGTGTCCAGAATGTCAGTGCAACATTGTGGCTATGTTCCTGTTTACTTACTGAGAATGactgatataaaccatttttaaGTCCTGTAAACAAgataaaatgtagcattttgtttATGTACAGAGTAGTTCATGTATGGGTTTATTTGATTAAGACCATTTAAAGgagtattccgggttcaatataagttaagctcaatcaaaagcgtttgtggcataatattgactaccacaaaaatgtatttcgacatgTCCCTCTTTTTCATTAACAATGAAACACCCTGTCTCTGACCCtctaacacacatccaacacatttccTCTGAatgtattaaactgttcactcaagcacaacaGTGCCATTAACTATCAAACACTCATGACATATGAATATTTGTGAATTAAACTGACATTTTTCGTGGTCacgtccaatagtgttttaactgcccaatccttcaataacagttcctttgcaaagcttgaatcatattgtgaatgGTTCACAAGCAACCCACGCTGAGCCAAAAACgtatacaatccacactgaaatgttctgaatacagAAACGTAATGCAATCCatggtgatgttgggtgcttaaacaggccaaagcagagatgccTCACATCTTCCGTGATTGTGGTATAACAGAATGgtatgtgtttctcccagtcagtggcagcagcagaatgagacaaGTTTTTAAAAGTTGCCTTTGTATCGCTCTTAAAACATGGTGCAAATTGCCAGGAACGCATTAAAACAATCTAAGACATacttctagtgcatgtttacaaaagactaACAATTAAAACTtgcacagatggatgcaaaaatggtACAGGATGACAACAAGacttgacattgtgtcttttaaaagtggctgGAGATGCATGATAACAGTCAAAGCAGTTAATCTATTAcacgtttatgtagaaaaacatttcagtCCAGATGATGGTATGTCCATTTTGGCATAGATCCATCTcgatctctctcctcttcacctgtgtgactgactgagtgcCAGTTGGAGGGGCTAAGGGtgcaatgacgaaaaataggtgttgatgtcttgctgaagaggcagtcatatgcagattTATTAGGTcgttgtgacatcacaagttccacaaattccaaacgagTCGTTTTTTTCTGGCTTAGTTTAAATAAATGCCctttaaggaggaagttttcagttctgaaacttgcagtatgttttttatggtacaatgacctcttatgtcaaaagatcaaggacacaCTTTATTCCTTGTGTCATGATCCCTTTAAATAGAGATTTTTGTCTGAaaaaaagacatcagactaattttctgtatttgttatttatctttatttagaatgttttaaaaaatctGTTAGGAAAAACACCCTTTACCCTCATATTGTTTGTCACTTTTGAAAGCATGCTTGAAAGCCTCTCAAACATTTCCTCAAAAAGTGCCTGAAGGCTCCTTTTTAATGAGCTAAATCTTCCCTCTAGTGGGTAGATTATCTATTACAACAATTTTTGCACCTAGTTCCTGctacaaacaatattttaaaataaatgtaatttagcagTGTTCTATTGACTGCTAAAATGTTGTTAATATGTCTATTTTTATTGTCTTTATCACAACTTAATATGGCTGCAGCAAGATAAGTGGAAGAAAATACAACGGGAGAATCTGAAAAGGCTTTACATCCACACACTGTTACTGCTCTGAAAAATGAAGAACCAATAAAGACAGAGAAAGTCAAGGGTGATGACTTGATCAAGGCATTCCTACATCTGTTGGAAATAATTTATGTGTTTTAAGACCAAAGAGTATgtgtttcaatacaagtttaaaatgtcaagttttggaatagactacattttttataaataagaTTTAAAACAATAATTCTCCAACATTGTTTACACTAACTCTGATTTTCAATGGAAAacatatttagcaaaaatgttgttattgtaACCATGAAACCCAGTTGGAAATTAAAGAGAGAAATTGCTGAATTGTTCCCTAAGCATTTTCTGTAGTTTGAaggaaattaatgtatttttgctgactttttttgcaatattttttacatatcacttTTTTAGTTTGTTATGGTTCCTCATATATTGTCATGACAATAGCTTTCTTGAAAGCTTATGTAATTTCTTCGCCACAAActataaactttgttttcaaaaaggCTTTCTAAATACACCCACTGTCTGCTGTTGAACAAACAGAGAtaatcccgccccaaactcacgccattggttgagtaatgttgtagGGGCGGGTCTAATCgttaaaaaaaacacagcaaTTTTCCTCATGCCACAGAAAGACAGTGCTTACAGTTCTTGACAAAATTAACCTAGGAATTTCTAACAGTtgtatctgcatattaaactgcgACAGGAGAAATTACTTTAACACAGAAAAAtggacacttcagctttaaattccCCTTTTAATGTATTTAGAACTACCAGATTGTCTCATAGTTTGCaaattgttcattttatttttttaaaactgtgCATTACCTAGGAATATTATTTTGTACTGtcacttttttctgtttgtcaCCAATTCTTTAGCCTGTAGTATATATTGTGTACTCTTTGATGTTAAATACCTGCAGtacactggatattttttgaaTTTGATAGGCTGAATAATTAAGAGAATTATATTGTTGTGTTGTTATTTTTGTACATGCACATGTTGGTATGAATTGATAACTATAATTAAGAtcttggaaagatgttttttgtgtgttcaaATGGTTTTTCCACTACTTTCACTGAGTTCTCAATGCACTGTGACTACACTATTATTTAGGAGTCATTAAAATTATTCAGAGAAAAATAGACCATTTTCATTAGTTATTTGTGGTTAAAGATACATCAGCTTCTGAAACCACTCATGTTGTAGTGGACATTTTTACCCCATGGAGCTAATATGAATATACCTTGGGCATGCACAGATTTCTGAGtgttattattaacaaaaatagACTTTTTTTGGATAGGATTCCTTTGCCAATCTTATTGGAGGCCAGATAATGTctaaaatatttaagtttaataaaaagtttattaAGCTTCTATTACATATTCTAAAGTTGAGCTGACCTATCATTTTGATATTTATAAAGAGAAACATATTGATATTTCTCTTTCAATCTATCCCATCCTATATATGTTGAGAAAATAGTTAGATTGCAATAAAAGTGTTCAAAGATTCAGGTTCAGTTATACCGCACTTATGATTTGAGGTgcataactaatgttaaaaaataaataaaacgtctTTCAGGCACTATACTTCAGATTCACTGCTTGTACAAAGAGGTTTTGCGTGGGTGGCATACAGTCATGTCTGTTCAGtagatgaaaaataaacaaaactgctcCCTCCTCTTGGCAGGCACGGACGGTTTTGAGCTGAGGCACTTAAACCACAGCAGTGCAGCAGATCACAATACTGCACTCAGAATTCATCATTAGTTATGTAGCAGTGTTGAGTGGaccataacacacacatacacaaattatGTAAGTGTTTTTGAGCCTTGCATTTGAGAATCTATAAAAAGCTATTATAAAtgctaaaacataaaaataccatcttatttacatgtaaaacatAATATGCTTTGGAGTCCTCTGTGAACATAAGGTGGAGGTCAGGCTCAGTAATTGCTCTCGCTGCTTCACTGCTCATGATGTAAGTTCAAAGGCATATGAAAGATTTGAAAATAGGGGAAATTTAAATCAGTTATAATGGTTGCTATGCCACTGAGTAGGGGAGAGGGGGAAAGATGTGCCAGTGGATAAATTGGATCAATTAATTGATTGGCAAATAGATAGATCCCTAAACTCTccagacttccttttctacacctGCCATAATGGCCATTAcgatttattaaattaattttacattGCCTGAAAAATGTCATAATACCTTGACAAAATCCTTATCATTTTTCACCCAGGAAATTTAAACAAAACTGTTTCCAGCTGTATTTACATATTATAACCTTCAAcatcaaagtgaaaataaaaaaagtgtacaaAATATTCTAAACACTTACAAGAAATTAATTAGTAAAAAGTGATCAGCCCCCAAAAAGTAACCATTACTTGCTCAGGTGCATccaatcacctttcagatcaCATTCCTGGCTAATTGTTCCCCACTTGACATCAATTGTAGTGGTTTTGTTTACGTCAGAATAAAATCGCTGTTCCATGACGATTTTCATTATTAGTAGTGCTAGTGCATGGTAATGAATTCAAAAATTCACCATGGTTAGAAAGGTGCTTTCAGAAGGGCTCTGGGATAAATTGTGGAAAGGCATGTTACAAAAGAGTACAATAAAGTTTTCAATGTTTGTATCCCACTGTGTATCGTTCAGATAATTTTTTAGAGGTGGGAAGCATAAGGCACCACCAAAACCTAGCCTAGATCGGACTGTCCCTCCAAACTGGATGACCATGCCAGGAGGATATTGATCAGGGAAGCTACCAAGAGACCAAAGGCAACTTTGAAGGATGGCTGAGATTGATCGGTCTGTGCATTTGATCACAATCTCCCAAGTTTAACACAAAGCTTGTCTGTATGGCAGGGAGGCAAGAAATAAGCCTCTTCTGAAAAAGTGCCATACTAAATTTTGTTTGcactttgaaaaaaacaaaaaaaaaaaaaaacaggaaacgCTTGGAGGATTCTGATACCATGTGACAAAATGTTTTAAGGTCAGgtgaaacaaacatttaatttggACTAAACACCAGGTGCTGTATTTGGAGAAAACCGAACACCAcccataaaaaatacatatatatatatttttaaatcaatataaatacaattgGGCCTCAAAGACAGTACAATGTATTCACTGCATACAGAGTCAAACAAAGAGGGCTGAAATTAAATACGGTTTCCATGTACCCCACCACCGGTCCACTCTGTTAATAGTGTTTCCAGCCCACACGGGTATATGATACACCCCTCTTATAATTTTTGCACCAGTCCCAAATAACCTCGTTTCTGGCATTTACACAATGCATTCATGTCATTAGTGCTGATAATGGACACTTACCACTATAGAAGACTTTATGTTCAGATTCAGCATGTTTGCGAATCCTGTAAGGATCATATGTGCATAAAAAACACTTCCCTGACCCAAATGCTtgacaagaaaacaaaaaagaaggcGTTGGCAGTTAACAGGTAGAAACACGATAACGCCACACAGCAATTGGTCAAAGTCCTGGCTTCTATAGCCAATCAGAATCCTTGAAACAAACAGAAGCGTAAATTCTAGAATGTTTTACATGCGCTGATTGGTCGGTGATGAAGGATAAGCGCGTGGTGGGGGGGAAAGATTATAAATACTGGTTGAGCTCACAGCGTCGCATTTGTTGTTGGTGTGTTTGAATGTCTGTGTGAAGGGGAGTGTGTGCGTGGGACTAGGGGCTATTTAAATGTCGTTtctgattaatttattttaaatatataactgtTTTACAAAGGTAAGTGTctcacgttattttttgtatttgctgtcgttattgtctgtatgaaagACAACTGGAATATGTTATTCATTAATCATGGTGCTAtgatacatttttgcataattatGCAGTTGAACTCTGATTAGCGCAATTCGTTTTGCTGTCAAATCTAGAACTGCATATGACCAGCATGTTTTTACAATACTTTTGTTTGAATAGAATTTTGGCGTTTTTAGAAATCTTAAGTGACGCATACGTTTATATTCAGCCTTTAAATTCGACTATTTATTGTCTTTCAGCACTTTATAAGACTGTAAACTTAAAGGATTTACACAATGGTTGCAACAGGCACGCTAAACTGGAATTCTGAGTGCCTCTCTGAATTTGCCAACGGAGGATATGACCGAGTTTGTATCGATTATggtaagattatttattttttattttattttttttttttacttcttgctTGCACAAGCTTCAATATCAATGTTTTGTGGAGAGTTAACCAGCTTTTCAAACAATGCCATTGGTGAGTGCTAGACTTGTTTACTGCGCTGCTGGTGCAGAGCTGCAGCAGTGATGTCAACACAGATGAAGTCATTGTTACCAAACTCATCTCCTTTGTGACTTTAGGGTAGAAAGGTGATGATGGATCTTATCGATTTCTCAGTGGCTCACTGTTATGTAAACTGAAATATAAAGATTGAAGAAATATGGACATCATAATTTCATAGTCGTGGAAAGTCACATACATTTCTATAGCGACTTacatttatttgatacattttttttttttcttagacaCTGCTGTGAGTGCAATTTGTTAAATGATTTGTTAAAAGGTTCTCATTCAGTTAATGACTGGACATACTTAGTCATGGAGGGAGCATACAAATTGGTGAAAAGGTCCTTGATTGTTACTGTGTAGACTACATATTGGAAACTACATTTTAACAACAGGCTAATGCTTGGCATAATTGTCTTGCCACAATTGGTGACTTAAGATGTGAACAGTTGAATTTTTATAGTTGTCCCTTCcatttgactttcattttttaaCCTGACATCTTTTGTTCTCTCTCCAGAAATTGACTTTTGGGAGAGGTGTTTGGCTGAGCCTTATCTCTGTGCAGAagtgtgtgaagaacagacatgTCAGCAGCTCGCCCAGCTGCTCGAGGGCTGTCTGGCGAGGTCCAAAGCCAGCAAACTACAATGTGATCATGTGCTGGTGCCAGAGACTCTGACCCGGCGGGTAGCACAGGATGTGCTCCGTCTGGCTGCGGGGGAACCGTGTGGGTTGCGGGGCTGCGTGCTGGATGTCCGCCTCGAGCTGGCGGAGCAGCAGCGCCGCTGTGAGAGACTCGAGCGTCTCGCTTGTGATGCCAGTGTGGTGCCAACTTTTGAATTGACATTGGTCTTCAAACAGGATGGTGGTGGTTGGCCGAGCCTCCGTGACTTTTTACGCATGGGTACATGTTTCCCACCTGGCACCCATCGTGCACTTAAACTCCGCCCTGGGTTTCGGCTCATTAAGAAAAAGCTTTACTCTGCTACTGGTATGGTAGTTGAGGAGTGCTGAATCAGACTGGCTGTGGGAAGGttggagtttttatttttaagggtACAATGATGCACTATAACCATTTATAATGAATCTAAGAGTCTGCCAGAGGCGCTGcacatgtttttgtaaaaaaaaaaatgtttgtttgttttactatTGATATTAGAAGTGTTTAGATTTTTGGGAGACCATTGGGACAAAATGTTGAGTTGGATCATTTGATAATGGGGTATTTACTGTAGTTTGGGAAAGCATTAATGCAAGTGTTCAAACCTAGACTTTGTAACAGCCTGATCTGAAATGGTCCCTTTTCCCAAATTTTTACGTCACATTAGAATCAGTGTTcccaattatttatattttgaactTCCAGGTGGTAAGAACAGGAAAGCATTACTCTAAAATTGGCCATATTTGTGAATGTATTGTGCTTTCTTTGTGTCTGTGCTAATGAGCATGCTGCTTTAATGTATGGAATCTTTCAAACATTATCAAGATTTACAACATGTCACTGTTAAACTTGTTATTAATCATTGTGCACATGTTCTAGTGTTCATCCTTTCAACTTTGTCACTGAATACATTTTTGCCAGCAGTGCAGCATGTTACATTTCACACCCTGTGTGTTGGTGAAAATGGGAAAGGATGCCGTTTTCATGTGCAGCTCTCAAACTTCATGACAATCTGtgaaatttaattacttttaagtgacACTAGTGGCACTCATTGGAGATTTTGCACTGCTTGGTCTGGACTTACAGGAGCATGTGTTCTATGTATTATCAGCTGCAGCAGTTCTTTTCTTTGCATACTCATGCAAATGAATGGAACCGGTGTCAGTATCTGGTAACCTTGAGACAGAGAAGTGccttgttaattaaaatgtttgaggTCAAACATTCATAGTTTAGTATTCCCTCGAAATGGCTAATAATTTAAGACAAAAGGAAATGCTGAGCTTTTATAAATTGTATTCATGGCCCCAATATCTTCTGATTGTAATTCATGGTTTAATTACAGCAAATTCAGAAATGAGAAACCAAAAACCAAACTGGCCTTGTAAGATCAATTGTTAAGATTGTTGTTTTTGTATTAATGTTCCTGATTCAATAGAAGTTAAGATCaagtgacagcatttgtggcataatgttgattaccacacaaattagTTGTCTTCCcgcctttttctttaaaaaaactaaaccaatctgggtttcagtgaggcacttatagtgaaagttaatgtggccaatttttggagggtttaaactgaaatgtgaagcttataataaaaaacaatacattcttctgtgaaaaattgtgtattatttgagctgtaaagctgtttaaattgtcattcttACAGTCAttttgggtttgttgacattacatcatcatggtaaaaaAGTTACTatacctttacacagaaaaggtgttTTTACACACCTAtcctttgtcttgtggctatacttttgaaatggtgagtatttgtgtttaaaaattggcccccattcacttttattgtaagtctcacagatttgtattttgtgtgtgtatatatatatatatatatatatatagaaaaggagggatgggtcaaaatacatttttgtgaaaatcaatattatgccacaaatgctgttgattgagctcagcTTGATTGAACCTAGAAAAttccttttaaatatttaaacatattaaagTTTGTTTGAATGATCTGATATTTAAAGTAAACAAAGACATTGGCACACAGCAAAATACTTGAGAGAATTCCCAGGTTCAGTGATTTACTGGCTAATCATATGATTCAATTATATGAACTGTTGTGGCTAGAAAGGATTGACTCATTAAGAGTTTCAAAGAAATGTGtcaaaaggtcagattttatTCTCTGCAAGTGTAGAATTGTATAATTATGTACGCTCTGGCATTCAGTGTGAGTGTTATATATGAACAATGAGCAAATACTTTTCTTATTAAGTAGGAGACAAACTCTGTGCAGGATTGTATTAAACAGTCAAATGTTTGTGTGGTTACGAGGGCTGCATATTAATGCAATTCTGTTGTTTGCTGTCTAATTGTAATTTCCTTGAATGATCTATTAAAggagtcatgtcatgaggaatcaaattttccttgatataagagatcattgtactataaaaacatactgcaaatttcagaactgaaaacaaaAGGTTACTtgcgtaaccccggttctctgaaacattgagtggagagatccacctatgggaagggcatccatACCTGCAGAAGCATCCagttgcaccaagtctggctagacagacagaagcacgTGACCTATGCTTGATAAGGACCCACCCCCTTGCCTAAGAGCATATAACGACCTGCACATCCTGCTGCTCCTCAGTAAGTATATTCGcttctcgtgcagcaagcggggcaagcttggtggatctctccactcgatgtttcagagaaccggtgTTACGTGAGTAAACCATTGTTCtatttcatcatctcgtgttcgagatccacttATGGGAGACATTGACAGCTCCCCAATTgcacaatacactcacagtgaggtcctgcaagccagTTAAGGGAACGGTCGCCCCAAGGAGGCAGTGCTTGACACGTCCCATAATCACAAACATAGCAACCCTGAAGCACACAAGTGAGAACTGTGTACAGGTAGAGCATAAATAACATGTTAGTggcacaaacataaaaatcagcccagcagcaTACAGTAAAGACAACACCCATGTTAATGCATGCATGGTGACATGAATGTGCACGGCCAACCGGCCCATAACCCCTTTttcttactatatatatatatatattagggtgtcAATCGATaacaattttaatcaaattatttacacggtgtcccgattaattaatcgcgataaatagcatgtacaaatatttgctgagaaagcccctcatataaatagggcctataattcaatatataatgatgaaataatgatacatagttatatttaaatattaatatatatatatatatatatatatatatatatatatatatatatatatatatatatatatataaaataaaaaatattcagataattaaaatgcattacattcttgtggcagaatcggctttagaatacaatgtattgtttactaccatattattgaacataaaccaATCATTGGTATatagttcacagtaatccatttcacaagtgaatttgtcaatcatttggagatttattatCAAGGCTTGTTTAAGGAGCCGTCAATGAATatctgtgtcagacatgcttgtgtagcgtcttaaGATGCTTTGCgtcataaacaaaatgtttaggtcactgtgtcaagttaaatatagtttaatacttagaaaacatattgagatcccttagttcggatttgcgctccatcaggTGTTTGGAACTCAAGAAAGTAACGCACATCTGTGTTgctctgctgctcaagggtgttttcttcactgtataaacttgccatgcagctgaagtttcacttactgctctctggagtaaacagatggtactacaagcttgcatttctcaggaatcttccatattacggtccAGGGACATTAGCGATTAATGGTGTTAATTGTTTTAACgagttatttttattcaaatgaatttCACTGAATTAatacgttaaatcgacagccctaatttatatatatatatatatatatatatatatatatatatatatatatatatatatatatatatatatatatatatatatatataaagaaaaggagctaacaggggaggggctatgaagaacccacccccaagacagaatgagctaccggggtCCTGGTAACATCCAGCCGGTAATAACGTACAAAAGTATGGGGAGAAGCCCAGCTGACAGCAGAACAGTTGTCCTGCAGTGAAACTCCCCTGAACAGAGCCCAAGAGGCGGCCATGCCCCTCTTGGAGTTGGCTGTGATGCCTTCTGGAGGCAGCACTCCCCTAGATTCATAAGCCAAAattatagcttccacaagccaatgcgAGAGGCGTTGCTTAGAAATGGGATTCCCCGAGTGAGGGGGGGGCCCAAGAGATAAACTGCTGATTACTCTCTGATTACAGctgaagcacccaacatcacaTGTACTGTATTACTTTTGTGTATTCAGAAGATTTCAGTAGTCCCGTTCACACATTCAACCAGGTAGATTATAGGAAAATCATTGGTTTGCCTTTTGGTAAATGTACCAAATGTTatgttcacacataccatcaataAGGAAATTTATAGGTAATGATGCAACTTTGCATTAAGGAAAATTGCCAAAGCAAAATTTACCAGTGTTTTCAAAAGGGTCGTGTACAAACATCTAAACCACAAACTGGAAATTGTAGGTAATTTAATGGAAAAGGCTGGATCTGTGAACACGACTAGTGTGATATGCTTGTTAAAATgccacaatatgattcaagctttacaaaggaactgttattgaaagattgGGGCAGTTAAAACTGGTAACcaatttcattcatgaatattttataCGTCATGTCTGTTTGAGAGTTTATGCTGTGATTGAGTAAACagttttatatattcagatgaaatgtgttggatgtaaattatgtgttaaccctgaaatgtagttttaatgttgtgtggagtttgttcattttatttggaTCGTGTTTCAAATATGCCTGTATTGgaagggctgcacgatgttagccaatcacaacagcatttacactgaagtcttaaagtgCCAGACAGcttaaaactgagtgtttcagacaAAGTGCCAGAGACAGTGAAAAATTATTATACACGAATAAATTATGGCTAAGTTTGGTACAGCAACAAAAAACTACTTACATTCTAAGTTGACCATATAAAATACAATCATATCAAAAAGAGTATATCATGACCATTTATATACCACATTGCCTTCATGTTTTTTTACCACACTGAAAATAATTACTAGTAagatttacttttttaaagattttttgcacttttttctacttcatgacataatattggtttaaatgtgtaaatgttatttaaacatttcagttaatacatTAACTTTTTCTTACAAATCTCAAGTACGTGCAACTTAAATTTGCttagtaaaatgaaaattttattagactattttaaattttCAACTTTCCTTTTAAACACTTGTTTAATCATATACTACATGACATATGAAAGCTTAAATGTAATACATGCTATATAGTCTAAAAGACAATATCGCTGAGcacacagacctcaacacttgtGCACAAAACATGATGAAGGGAACAATCAACTGGTAATTTGGTTTTCATGAAAgtttgagtagaaaatgaacttctgACTTAACAAAATGAGAAGTTAACAAgtttaacaacaaaatcaacaatgaaTAAATGTGCAAACAGTGAAAACATACAAACTCATTAATTACTTAAGCCCCGGTCATGCTGAAAACAGTGTGCTCCTATGGATGTAGTcaaattaacttgttttattaCCTGTGAAATTTtaccaaattagcaaataaatatgaccaagttttctactttaggattgatacatgatgacaaATTGTTAGATAGctaacaatcataaatcatatTCATTATAAGCTggagcattcatttttacatgtttgaattgagtataATGGTATAATTTACCATCTCTGTAGCTCAACTGGAAGTGGATGGCGCTAGCAACACCAAGATCATGacaatgatttgttttttttttaccttgaatgcaagtcactttggattaatgcataaatgtaaatataaatttacTTAATTTTCCAAACTAACTTATTCAATAAATAGCGTTTGTAATCTTTTCcactatatttacttcaccaaaacaaataaaacatttcagtcCACTTAACAGTAACAACT
The sequence above is a segment of the Xyrauchen texanus isolate HMW12.3.18 chromosome 2, RBS_HiC_50CHRs, whole genome shotgun sequence genome. Coding sequences within it:
- the LOC127659541 gene encoding DNA damage-inducible transcript 4-like protein codes for the protein MVATGTLNWNSECLSEFANGGYDRVCIDYEIDFWERCLAEPYLCAEVCEEQTCQQLAQLLEGCLARSKASKLQCDHVLVPETLTRRVAQDVLRLAAGEPCGLRGCVLDVRLELAEQQRRCERLERLACDASVVPTFELTLVFKQDGGGWPSLRDFLRMGTCFPPGTHRALKLRPGFRLIKKKLYSATGMVVEEC